A genomic region of Campylobacter corcagiensis contains the following coding sequences:
- a CDS encoding DNA polymerase III subunit delta, which yields MYKRDLDALLFAKKLPNFILLRSKDEFLNELYADEILKLWGAENLYTVYQNEYDFAAIKEFFAPSLFGGKNAVYIKTSKFGSTKEIKDLIEICIKNKDSFLLYEFFEDENSKVNDAFIKAFNGNFVRFFSPNNPSEALQILNRVCQNLGIYQNSTALLEIYKIQGENLSLSVAELSKFASLNLKLNLENVKANVSGLSEVSFEEIFNKILHLQDFRDEFFTFIQSGGYNESEFISYMYSSVYRIFEIHTHIKLFGRLDFREVLGYTPPPNIQNNLKAEALKFNTDKFKEMFKVLNECEFILKTKAGLDKTYFLLSEMLRFQRVISA from the coding sequence ATGTATAAAAGAGACTTAGATGCACTTTTGTTTGCTAAGAAATTACCAAATTTTATCCTTTTAAGAAGTAAAGATGAGTTTTTAAACGAACTATACGCAGATGAAATTTTAAAACTTTGGGGGGCTGAAAATTTATATACAGTTTATCAAAATGAGTATGATTTTGCTGCTATAAAAGAATTTTTTGCACCATCTTTATTTGGTGGCAAAAACGCAGTTTATATCAAAACGAGCAAATTTGGTAGCACAAAAGAGATTAAAGATTTAATTGAAATTTGTATAAAAAACAAAGACTCATTTTTACTATATGAGTTTTTTGAAGATGAAAATTCAAAAGTAAATGATGCTTTTATAAAAGCTTTTAATGGAAATTTTGTTCGATTTTTTAGCCCTAATAATCCCAGCGAAGCACTTCAAATACTAAATAGAGTTTGCCAAAATTTAGGAATTTATCAAAACAGCACAGCCCTACTTGAAATTTATAAAATTCAAGGCGAAAATTTAAGCTTAAGCGTGGCTGAACTATCTAAATTTGCATCACTAAATTTAAAGCTAAATTTAGAAAATGTAAAAGCAAATGTAAGTGGGCTTAGTGAAGTTAGTTTTGAAGAGATTTTTAATAAAATTTTACATTTACAAGACTTTAGAGATGAGTTTTTTACATTTATCCAAAGTGGCGGGTATAATGAGAGTGAATTTATAAGTTATATGTATAGTTCAGTTTATAGAATTTTTGAAATTCATACACATATAAAACTTTTTGGAAGGCTTGATTTTCGTGAAGTTCTTGGATACACGCCCCCACCAAATATCCAAAACAACCTTAAGGCCGAAGCTTTGAAATTTAATACAGATAAATTTAAAGAGATGTTTAAGGTACTAAATGAGTGCGAATTTATACTAAAAACCAAAGCTGGTTTAGATAAAACTTACTTTTTACTATCTGAAATGCTAAGATTTCAAAGAGTAATATCAGCATAA
- a CDS encoding RNB domain-containing ribonuclease, which yields MKTFLENLLKGIDAGELNSEQKEALRNLETLNAVTLHKNRYYLNDGFICGKLDISMNGTGYINVFNPKFKDDALVENKDLGSSKQGDIVLAKILKGKLKNTKSRIKAKIMMTIKPAFATSVAYTKKVGKEILGVNIRTGLASKLKASQKSLKQLPPYTVLKIDNQSDEIVEILGVLDDVWVDEKISLGIYNKNDEFSTQAENEAKSFGDIVDKSMYPQRTDLTSLNFVTIDPVDAKDFDDAVCYDYKNRTLYVAIADVSEYVLPYSATDKEAKFRGFSIYFPHRSIPMLPRNLSENICSLKPNLDRLAFCFKITLDENLEPVSEELKSVIINSKIRFNYDEVDEILSSKTYKNKEILDMLLNLATLTKALRKKRLKSGFDFHTKELRITLDESGNLKSTRFETSTPSHDLIEDCMLLANKAAAKMIQKGIFRNHGAMDDKKLETLMENLMSLGVDAKFDKDFPKMIAGIQSIADEMGIREEVDKLIIKAQKKAEYAVTPLGHFGLGFDLYTHFTSPIRRYSDLLLHRLLKATLNKDEKFFNYLLLNIESTCESLNTLEREADKVAFDFIDRKFARWALENLGKNFRCYIDTNESVTTAKLDDKLKGGRVFITNYTGEILTPVLVELIDADIINAKIYGRVIKKLDV from the coding sequence TTGAAGACATTTTTAGAAAATTTACTAAAAGGTATAGATGCTGGTGAGCTAAATTCTGAGCAAAAAGAAGCTCTTAGAAATTTAGAAACACTTAATGCAGTAACGCTTCACAAAAACCGCTACTATCTAAATGATGGCTTCATATGCGGCAAGCTTGATATCAGTATGAATGGAACTGGCTATATAAATGTATTTAACCCAAAATTTAAAGATGATGCTTTAGTTGAAAACAAAGACCTTGGAAGTTCAAAGCAAGGAGACATTGTCTTAGCTAAAATTTTAAAAGGAAAATTAAAAAACACAAAAAGTAGAATCAAAGCAAAGATAATGATGACTATCAAGCCAGCATTTGCAACAAGCGTAGCTTATACAAAAAAAGTCGGTAAGGAAATTCTTGGTGTAAATATAAGAACAGGACTTGCTTCAAAACTAAAAGCATCTCAAAAATCCCTCAAACAACTACCACCTTATACAGTGCTAAAAATAGACAACCAAAGTGATGAGATAGTTGAAATTTTAGGAGTTTTAGATGATGTTTGGGTGGATGAAAAAATCTCACTTGGAATTTATAATAAAAATGATGAGTTTAGCACTCAAGCTGAAAATGAAGCAAAAAGCTTTGGCGATATTGTAGATAAAAGTATGTATCCACAAAGAACTGATCTAACTAGCCTAAATTTTGTAACAATTGACCCAGTTGATGCAAAAGACTTTGATGATGCTGTTTGTTATGATTATAAAAACCGCACTTTATATGTAGCAATAGCTGATGTGAGCGAGTATGTTTTACCATATAGCGCAACTGATAAAGAGGCTAAATTTAGAGGATTTTCTATATATTTCCCGCACCGCTCAATTCCTATGCTGCCACGAAATTTAAGTGAAAATATCTGCTCATTAAAGCCAAATTTAGACCGCCTTGCGTTTTGTTTTAAAATAACTCTTGATGAGAATTTAGAACCAGTTAGCGAAGAGCTTAAAAGTGTTATTATAAATTCTAAAATTCGCTTTAATTATGATGAAGTTGATGAAATTTTAAGCAGTAAAACATATAAAAATAAAGAAATTTTAGATATGCTTTTAAATTTAGCAACTCTTACAAAAGCTCTTCGTAAAAAACGCCTTAAATCGGGCTTTGATTTTCACACAAAAGAGCTTCGTATCACACTTGATGAGAGCGGAAATTTAAAAAGTACTCGTTTTGAAACATCAACTCCTAGTCATGATTTGATAGAAGATTGTATGTTGCTTGCAAACAAAGCTGCTGCAAAAATGATACAAAAAGGTATTTTTAGAAACCACGGTGCGATGGATGATAAAAAGCTTGAAACATTGATGGAAAATTTAATGAGCCTTGGCGTTGATGCTAAATTTGATAAAGACTTTCCAAAAATGATAGCTGGAATTCAAAGCATAGCTGATGAAATGGGCATTAGAGAAGAGGTTGATAAGCTTATAATAAAAGCTCAAAAAAAGGCAGAATACGCCGTAACTCCGCTTGGACATTTTGGACTTGGATTTGATCTTTATACTCACTTTACAAGCCCTATACGCCGCTACTCTGACCTACTTTTGCACAGACTTTTAAAGGCTACTTTAAATAAAGATGAGAAGTTTTTTAACTATTTGCTTTTAAATATAGAAAGCACATGTGAGAGTTTAAACACCCTAGAAAGGGAGGCTGATAAGGTGGCATTTGACTTTATAGACCGTAAATTTGCAAGGTGGGCTTTGGAAAATTTAGGCAAGAATTTTAGATGTTATATCGATACAAACGAAAGCGTTACAACTGCAAAACTTGATGATAAACTAAAAGGCGGGCGAGTTTTTATCACAAATTATACTGGTGAAATTTTAACTCCTGTTCTTGTTGAATTAATAGATGCTGATATTATAAATGCTAAAATTTATGGAAGGGTTATAAAAAAGTTAGATGTATAA
- the rpsF gene encoding 30S ribosomal protein S6: MKHYEVLFILKPTLTEEELKAQVDFVKEVITKNGGEVASVIEMGARKLAYKIKKYERGVYYVIYFTAPTELIAELTRNIRYNENIIRFLTVKYENKKEIDAWEKLSKGIKFTPVRKERKPRPERAEKAPKDENRDEIEFSEEESEEN, encoded by the coding sequence ATGAAACATTATGAAGTTCTTTTCATTCTTAAGCCAACGCTTACAGAAGAAGAATTAAAAGCTCAAGTTGACTTCGTTAAAGAAGTTATTACCAAAAATGGCGGAGAAGTTGCATCAGTTATAGAAATGGGTGCTAGAAAACTCGCATACAAAATCAAAAAGTATGAAAGAGGCGTTTACTATGTCATCTACTTTACAGCCCCAACTGAACTTATTGCTGAACTTACAAGAAACATTCGCTATAATGAAAACATTATAAGATTTCTAACTGTTAAATACGAAAACAAAAAAGAGATAGATGCTTGGGAAAAACTAAGCAAAGGCATCAAATTTACTCCAGTTAGAAAAGAGAGAAAACCTCGCCCTGAAAGAGCCGAAAAAGCTCCTAAAGATGAAAACAGAGATGAAATTGAATTTTCTGAAGAAGAAAGCGAAGAGAATTAA
- a CDS encoding DUF262 domain-containing protein gives MCDVENGLNVGVASIGEIFGLLGDKQKFENLTIPKYQRPYRWTTQNVNELIDDILEAMSSKKTNYLLGNIILHKNENSLDIVDGQQRLTTLALILGFLIKPNDKFFDFKKNPNSENALSKNSNSIKNKLELSNKEEIANFVKNNLFVTYFMVDTIDEAFDVFDTQNSRGKELTQAELLKNHHFLHLKADEIIKQEIAKKYKYYQNKTTWSIVDSVLNDLYIARGIHGGKNFKLGDYISWGDEIFNEFIGIKDKGYERINELKFNSNIIKGNEYFSYLFKYAQIYEILANKANFSKKYYINQSMLILLLCYADKFGIDKNFSDFFDLVFVYLFATLSYYDKMQYNCKWLVNEGDYTILSRIYKFIESSDFSSLLIERIQNDIRDVFKFGNGDNSDYIRHPDIAYENLTEKTKDKMSKEFIEKISFKNIIFNKDKK, from the coding sequence ATGTGTGATGTAGAAAATGGCTTAAATGTTGGCGTTGCAAGTATTGGAGAGATTTTTGGTTTGCTGGGTGATAAACAAAAGTTTGAAAATTTGACAATTCCAAAGTATCAAAGACCATATAGATGGACAACTCAAAATGTAAATGAGTTAATAGATGATATTTTAGAAGCTATGAGTTCTAAAAAAACTAACTATTTGCTTGGAAATATCATACTTCATAAAAATGAAAATAGCCTTGATATCGTAGATGGTCAGCAAAGACTTACTACTTTGGCGTTAATATTAGGTTTTTTAATCAAACCAAATGATAAATTTTTTGATTTTAAGAAAAATCCAAACTCGGAAAATGCACTTTCAAAAAATTCTAATTCTATAAAGAATAAATTAGAACTATCAAATAAAGAAGAAATTGCAAATTTTGTAAAAAATAATTTATTTGTAACATACTTTATGGTTGATACGATAGATGAGGCTTTTGATGTATTTGATACACAAAACTCAAGAGGCAAAGAACTAACTCAAGCAGAATTGCTTAAAAATCATCATTTTTTACATTTAAAAGCTGATGAGATTATAAAACAAGAAATTGCTAAAAAATATAAATACTATCAAAATAAAACAACTTGGTCTATTGTAGACAGTGTTTTAAATGACCTTTATATAGCAAGAGGTATTCATGGTGGTAAAAATTTTAAGCTTGGAGATTATATAAGCTGGGGTGATGAAATTTTTAATGAGTTTATTGGTATTAAAGATAAAGGATATGAAAGGATAAATGAGCTAAAATTTAATTCAAATATTATAAAAGGAAATGAGTATTTTAGCTATCTTTTTAAATATGCACAAATTTATGAAATACTTGCTAATAAAGCTAATTTTTCTAAGAAATATTATATAAATCAATCCATGTTGATATTGCTTTTATGTTACGCCGATAAATTTGGTATAGATAAAAATTTCAGTGATTTTTTTGACTTGGTTTTTGTCTATTTATTTGCTACTTTGTCGTATTATGACAAGATGCAATACAATTGTAAGTGGCTTGTAAATGAGGGTGATTATACGATATTAAGTCGTATTTATAAATTTATTGAAAGTAGTGATTTTAGTTCTTTACTTATAGAAAGAATTCAAAACGATATAAGAGATGTATTTAAATTTGGTAATGGCGATAATAGCGATTATATCAGACATCCAGATATTGCTTATGAAAACTTAACTGAAAAAACAAAAGATAAAATGAGTAAAGAATTTATAGAAAAAATTTCTTTTAAAAATATAATATTTAATAAGGATAAAAAATGA
- the rpsR gene encoding 30S ribosomal protein S18, with the protein MADNKRKYARKYCRYTEAKIEFIDYKDTQLLKYCLSERFKIMPRRLTGTSKKYQEMVEKAIKRARHAALIPYVVDRDEVVANPFEIL; encoded by the coding sequence ATGGCAGATAACAAAAGAAAATACGCAAGAAAGTATTGCCGCTACACAGAGGCAAAGATTGAGTTTATAGACTACAAAGATACACAACTTTTAAAGTATTGTTTATCAGAGAGATTTAAGATAATGCCAAGAAGATTAACTGGCACATCAAAAAAATATCAAGAGATGGTTGAAAAAGCTATCAAAAGAGCTAGACACGCAGCTTTAATCCCTTATGTTGTAGATAGAGATGAAGTTGTAGCAAACCCATTTGAGATACTATAA
- a CDS encoding DUF1643 domain-containing protein has product MKSDAIFSKDRAYRYVLTRIWSKKSEEYANMIAFIGLNPSKANENENDRTITKCINFAKSWGYDGIYMLNLFAYVSTSPDNLYNDSIDPIGNENDKFILEYSKKADKVVCVWGNCGSFKNRSKDVLAKLDKKYCLKINKSNEPSHPLYLAADTKLIEF; this is encoded by the coding sequence ATGAAAAGTGACGCTATTTTTTCAAAAGATAGAGCATATAGATATGTACTCACAAGAATATGGAGCAAAAAGAGCGAAGAATATGCTAATATGATAGCATTTATAGGACTTAATCCATCAAAAGCCAATGAAAACGAGAATGATCGAACCATTACAAAATGCATAAATTTTGCAAAATCATGGGGGTATGATGGAATTTATATGTTAAATTTATTTGCTTATGTATCTACATCGCCAGACAATTTATACAATGACAGCATTGATCCAATAGGAAACGAAAACGATAAATTTATATTAGAATATTCAAAAAAAGCTGATAAGGTGGTTTGTGTGTGGGGAAATTGTGGTTCTTTTAAAAATAGAAGCAAAGATGTTTTAGCAAAACTTGATAAAAAATACTGCTTAAAAATCAATAAATCTAACGAACCAAGCCATCCATTGTATTTAGCAGCAGACACAAAACTAATAGAATTTTAA
- a CDS encoding single-stranded DNA-binding protein, with product MFNKVILVGNLTRDIEMRYANSGSAIGNTGIAVNRRYNVNGEKREDVCFIDITFFGRTAEVANQYLRKGSQVLIEGRLQFDTWQDKNTGQNRNKHSIVVESMQMLSGGNQSGQQNYGGNQNYNNQNHSNQGGYSQGYDNYQSQNSKPNNNYQNKQNRGGYQNDSYDDYSENIPDIDIDEDELPF from the coding sequence ATGTTTAACAAAGTGATATTAGTTGGCAACCTTACTCGAGACATTGAGATGAGATACGCAAACAGTGGCTCAGCTATAGGAAATACAGGCATAGCAGTTAATAGACGCTATAATGTAAATGGCGAAAAAAGAGAAGATGTTTGCTTTATAGATATCACATTTTTTGGCAGAACTGCTGAAGTAGCAAATCAATACCTAAGAAAAGGCTCACAAGTATTAATCGAAGGTCGCCTTCAGTTTGACACTTGGCAAGATAAAAACACCGGTCAAAATAGAAACAAACACAGCATTGTCGTAGAAAGTATGCAGATGCTTAGTGGTGGCAACCAAAGTGGTCAGCAAAATTATGGTGGAAATCAAAACTATAATAACCAAAACCACTCTAATCAAGGTGGCTACTCACAAGGTTATGATAACTACCAAAGCCAAAATTCTAAACCAAATAACAACTATCAAAACAAACAAAACAGAGGCGGATATCAAAATGACAGCTATGATGACTATAGCGAAAATATCCCAGATATAGATATCGACGAAGATGAATTACCGTTTTAA
- a CDS encoding DUF262 domain-containing protein, which yields MSENKIAKYTLKGIKDKKFIVPFFQRDYAWESQNLKDLIDDGQKKLYIGNIVVKNGLIIDGQQRLMSLYLLSKFVGKDYFEIRYEVDDSDNKKLKNLNSDNFKSTEFEMSSLNDICYFLSRNLNKNEIEDCLENVYFTITELSDDINPGKYFEAMNTNKQQLKHHEILKAKFFEKLSSNTVLDMAENWDNCSNMDSYFVEKKYLKDNSIQKEAKSIIKFEDFLCVVARVIGVDDMPLDTKYLVRNFEDKILETGKSEEFIKELFKYRAVFDKYLFKRNFDNTYIFKRELDDKYKSTIDDKKLLMIQLLFEVQNSNEWLVSYLKECENLGDDLNAHIEFLENLDKEKMQERVQDLENLLNSGTSTPHYFFYKLDYLLWKKLGEEMANNEFEIWEGVESKQSIYDNFFITRTGSVEHIQPQSKASENDFEGVDENGKSKIDTFGNLALISSSRNSSLGNKAVNEKKAVVDNWIKGKQSIQSLKMLLAFQKYFDCWNYDNAEEHGKDMINLLKEDLGITSLEIEDPEEEDLEEYLEEALEEEALEEDLEK from the coding sequence ATGAGTGAAAACAAAATAGCAAAATATACGCTTAAAGGCATAAAAGATAAAAAATTTATAGTGCCTTTCTTTCAAAGAGATTACGCTTGGGAGAGTCAAAATTTAAAAGATTTAATAGATGATGGGCAAAAAAAGCTCTATATTGGAAATATAGTTGTTAAAAATGGTTTAATTATAGATGGACAACAAAGACTAATGAGTTTGTATTTGCTTAGTAAATTCGTTGGTAAGGATTATTTTGAAATACGCTATGAGGTTGATGATAGTGATAACAAAAAGCTTAAAAATTTAAATAGTGATAATTTCAAATCAACAGAGTTTGAAATGTCTAGCCTGAATGATATTTGCTATTTTTTATCAAGAAACTTAAATAAAAATGAGATAGAAGATTGCTTAGAAAATGTCTATTTTACCATTACGGAATTATCAGATGATATAAATCCTGGAAAGTATTTTGAAGCGATGAATACAAATAAACAGCAGCTAAAACATCATGAAATTTTAAAAGCTAAATTTTTTGAAAAGCTGTCGTCTAATACGGTTTTAGATATGGCTGAAAATTGGGATAATTGTTCTAATATGGATAGTTATTTTGTAGAAAAAAAATATTTAAAAGATAATAGCATACAAAAAGAAGCAAAAAGTATCATTAAATTTGAAGATTTCCTTTGTGTTGTTGCTAGAGTGATTGGTGTAGATGATATGCCACTTGACACAAAATATCTTGTTAGAAATTTTGAAGATAAAATTTTAGAAACAGGTAAAAGTGAGGAATTTATAAAAGAACTTTTTAAATATAGAGCTGTTTTTGATAAATATCTCTTTAAAAGAAATTTTGATAATACATATATTTTTAAAAGAGAACTTGATGATAAATATAAATCAACAATAGATGATAAAAAGCTTTTGATGATACAGCTTTTATTTGAAGTTCAAAACTCAAATGAGTGGCTTGTTTCTTATCTAAAAGAGTGTGAAAATTTAGGAGATGATCTTAACGCTCATATTGAATTTTTAGAAAATTTAGATAAAGAAAAGATGCAAGAAAGGGTGCAAGATTTAGAAAACCTTTTAAATAGTGGCACAAGCACGCCACACTATTTTTTCTATAAGCTTGATTATCTACTTTGGAAAAAGCTTGGCGAAGAGATGGCTAATAATGAGTTTGAAATTTGGGAAGGTGTTGAAAGCAAACAAAGTATTTATGATAATTTTTTCATAACACGAACTGGTTCGGTTGAGCATATCCAACCACAAAGCAAGGCTAGTGAAAATGATTTTGAAGGAGTTGATGAAAACGGCAAAAGTAAAATAGATACATTTGGAAATTTAGCTTTAATTTCGAGTAGTAGAAACTCATCTTTGGGAAATAAAGCAGTTAATGAGAAAAAAGCAGTTGTTGATAACTGGATAAAAGGTAAGCAAAGTATCCAAAGCCTTAAAATGCTTTTAGCTTTCCAGAAATATTTTGATTGCTGGAATTATGATAACGCCGAAGAACATGGCAAAGATATGATAAATTTGCTAAAAGAGGATTTGGGGATAACTAGTTTAGAAATAGAAGATCCAGAAGAAGAAGATTTAGAAGAGTATTTAGAAGAAGCTCTAGAAGAAGAAGCTCTAGAAGAAGATCTAGAAAAATAA
- a CDS encoding carboxymuconolactone decarboxylase family protein, with translation MITAKNNGVSKNEMAEIITHLAFYAGWPNAWAAFRVAKDVYSDDENLANPMFGLGEENKAFEKYFTGKSYLKHLAKGVYNATFEPKCRNNWHTHKAKSGGGQILLCVNGEGWYQEENQKAISLTPGEVVTIKPNVKHWHGAKKDSWFSHVAIEVDGKKCENLWLEKVSDEEYDKL, from the coding sequence ATAATTACTGCTAAAAATAATGGCGTTAGTAAAAATGAAATGGCTGAGATTATAACTCATTTAGCTTTTTATGCTGGTTGGCCAAATGCTTGGGCGGCTTTTAGGGTTGCAAAAGATGTTTATAGCGATGATGAAAATTTAGCAAATCCGATGTTTGGTCTAGGCGAAGAAAACAAAGCATTTGAGAAATATTTCACTGGTAAAAGCTATTTAAAACATTTAGCAAAAGGCGTTTATAATGCAACATTTGAGCCAAAATGTAGAAATAACTGGCATACTCATAAAGCAAAAAGTGGCGGTGGGCAGATTCTACTTTGCGTTAATGGAGAGGGCTGGTATCAAGAAGAAAATCAAAAAGCAATTAGCCTAACCCCAGGCGAAGTTGTTACGATTAAACCAAATGTCAAACACTGGCACGGGGCTAAAAAAGATAGCTGGTTTTCTCATGTTGCTATTGAAGTTGATGGCAAGAAATGTGAAAATTTATGGCTTGAAAAAGTTAGCGATGAAGAGTATGATAAGCTTTAA